From Qipengyuania psychrotolerans:
CGCGCAACATGCGGAACTCGGCAGTTGAAATAGGAACGAGCGCGCCTTCGGGATCAGTAAGGCGGCGCTTGAGCGGATCGAGCTGCCATCCCTCGAACGAATATACAAACTCTTCCCCTCCAGCCGCTGGAGTCCGGTCCGCGCGCCGCAGGACCGAGCGAATTCGCGCCACCAGTTCACGGGGTTCGAATGGTTTGGTGACATAGTCGTCGGCGCCGATTTCAAGACCGATGATCCGGTCCATCGCCTCGCCCTTGGCGGTAAGCAGGATGACCGGCAGGCCGCGGCTTTCCACCAGGTGACGGCACAGCGAAAGCCCGTCTTCACCCGGCATCATTATGTCGAGCAGAACGAGATCAGGCTGGTCCTTTTCCAGCGCGCTGCGAGCGGCTGCGGCGCTGTCCGATTCCTGCACGGCGAACCCCTGGCCAGAGAGATACTCGGCCAGGGGTTCGCGCAGTGTTGCCTCGTCATCCACGAGGAGCAATTTGGTGGTCGCCGTATCGATCATGTCGGGTTGGCGACTAGGGCCATTGCACAGGTCGGGACAAGCAGATTAGCGATTGGGGCGCTGCCTGCGCTCATCCTTCATGGACGCGCGTTCTTCAGCGCTCACCACTCCGTTGCCATCGGCATCTGCCTTGGCGAAACGTGCATCGTGTGCGGCATCGAATTCGGCGCGCGTGATGATCTGGTCGCCGTCGGCATCAGCCATGCGCATCATCGCCATCGGTCCGCCTCGCTTGCCGCCGCGGAGGGCCTCGCGGTCGCCTCCACGGCGTTCGCCGCGGGCTTCACGCATCTTTTCAAGTTCGTCCTGCGAAAGCCCGCCAGAATTGTCGGCATCGAGGCGACCGAAACGCTCGGCCATGCGCGCCTCGCGCTGCTCGTTATTGGCTGCACGGCGTTGCTGGCGGTGTTCCTTGCGCGCTTCATGCATTGCCTTCATTTCTTCTTGCGACAATTCACCGTCGCCATTGGTGTCGGCGGCTGCGAAACTGGCCTGGTGCCGTTCGGCGCGATCCTGGCTGTCGAGCTGGCCATCGCCGTTGACGTCCATCTTCGCGAACATTTCACCAGCATGGGCGCGGTGCTCCGCACTGGTGATGTTGCCATCGCCATCGGCATCGGGACTTGTCCGGCCCATGTGATGGTCAGCAAGGGCGGCGGAACCGGCCAGCGCCAATGCGGCAGCCGAAAGTGTAAGGGTAAGCTTTTTCATTACGATATCTCCAGAATGGAGAGCTGCGACGCGCCAGGAGTTGGGAGGGCACTGTGAGAGACAGCGCCGCAGCTCATGACCCCTGTTCTAGGTGCATCTTGTCGCAGCATTATGCCGAAACGAGCGATAATTGTAACGCATTGTCGCATTCAGCAGCGATGGTTCATTCACCCGCAAGCCTATCGACGGCGGTGCTGAGTACCCTCGCCCGCGGTGATGAATATCGCCGTAGCGGTCTCGTCGACGTCAGCGATATGCCAGACTCCCGGCGGATTAATCGCATACTCCCCCGGGTTGAGGGTCACATTCTCAATGTGTCCGTCGGGATATTCCTGTGTCAGTGTCATTTCGCCAGCGGTGCAGATGACCACCTCGCTCCCTCGGGGATGCATTTCCCAGCTCGGCCAGTTTTCGCGAAAGGTATGCTGACTCACAAGGCGGCCCTCGCGGCCGTCTTTGCCGTGGCGCGTGCCATAACCCTCGTACCAGTCGATGCCGTCAAACGGTGGTTGCGGCACCGCTGCCGCGCCGAGCCCCAGATGGATGAAGCTATCGGCGAGACGGCGCGGCTCAGTCATCAGGACACCTTGTCCATCAGGAAAGCGTTGAGTTTATTTCCGTCCGGATCGCGGAAATAGGCAGCATAGAACAGCATGCCATTCTCGTCCGGTTCTCCGCGCGGCCCGGGAGCGCCTTCATCGCTGCCGCCATGGGCAAGCGCGATATCATAAAGGCGCTGTACCTGATCGCGGTCCTTGGCTTCCAGGGCCACCATTGTGCCGTTGCCCACGGTCGCCTTTTCGCCGTCAAATGGCTTGGTGGCGGCAATGCCTGCACCGCCATCCCACTTGCCCCATGCAATGAAGGTGTCGAATTCCATCATGCGCCCAACGCCCATCTCGGCCGCAATTGCGTCGTAGAATTTCGCTGACCGCTCAAGGTCGTTGGTGCCCAGTGTAACGTAACCGATCATGCGAATTCTCCTTTGTGAAAACGACTCGCGACCGGAAGAACATTACAAGAACATTTATTCGCCTACAAGGGCTGGCATTGACGTTCGAGCCACGCGAGGTCCTCACCTTCCAGCTGCGGGGCGAGGATTTCACGGGTCTTGGCGTGGTAGTCGTTCCACCACTTGATCTCGCTCTCGCTCAGCAGGCTCTTGTTGACCAGTCGCCGGTCAAGCGGGACATGCGTCATGGTTTCGAAGCCAAGGTATTTGCCTTCGGAGCCGGGAATTTTCGCATCGACACACAGCACCAGGTTCTCGATCCGGATGCCGTATTCGCCCGGTTTGTAATATCCCGGCTCGTTCGAAAGTATCATCCCTTCACGCAGCGGTGTCTCCGTGCCGGGGAACGCGCCGCCCGGCTTGGAAATGCGCTGCGGCCCTTCGTGCACGGACAGGTAGCTGCCGACGCCGTGGCCGGTGCCATGGCCGTAGTCCATGCCCGCCTGCCACAGATGCATCCGCGCCAGCGCGTCGAGCGCGCCTCCCGATGTGCCGTCGGGGAATTTGGCGAGATCAAGCTCGATATGACCCTTGAGAACCCGCGTGTTGCGGTCAATCATTTCTGCCGACGGCTGACCGGGGCCGACCCAGACAGTTCGCGTGATGTCAGTCGTGCCATCGGGATACTGCCCACCGGAATCGCACAGATAGATGCTGGACGGCGGGATCGGGATATTGCTGTCCTCGTCAACCTTGTAATGCGGCAGTGCGGCGTGGCCGGCTGCTGCACTGATCGTGCTGAAGCTGGTGTCCCGCAAATCGGGGCTGAGACCGCGGAATTCGCGCAGTTTGGCCGCGGCGCCAAGCTCGTCGATATCGCCCGAAGGCGCATTCTCTTCGATCCAGCGCAGGTATTTGACCATGGCCACCCCGTCACGCGCCTGGGCATCGCGGTGCCCTTGGCGCTCGGCAGGTGTCTTGATTGCCTTGGGCAGGACGGCAGGATCATCGTCGCGCACGACGCTTGCGCCGCCCGCTTCGAGCGCATGGAAGATACCGGCAACCGCATGGTTGGGATCTACTGCGACTTTCTTGCCCTTGAAGCTGGACAGCGCAGGCTGGAAATCGGCGCGGTCACGGATGCGGACCGCATTGCCGAGATGCTTTGTCAGCTGTGCCGTGACCTTTTCCGGCGCGATAAACAGTTCGGCGGTGCCATCGGCATGCGCGACGACATAGGACAGTGCGACAGGTGTATTGTCGACGTCCTGCCCGCGCATATTGAGCACCCATGCGACCGAATCGAGCGCAGTGATGACGGTGGCATCATAGCCTTCTTGCTTGAGCCAATCGCCAATCTCGGCGCGCTTCTCCGCGCTTGACCGGCCTGCGAAACGGTCATCATGCGGCGCGGCTGGAGCAAGGCTGGGCTGGGGCCGATCAGCCCAAACGGCATCAATCGGGTTGCCATCGACAGCGACCAGTTCGATGCCCTTCTTGGCGAAAAGTTTCTGGGCGTCTTCGGCCCAGCCGATGCCGTGCAGCCATGCATCATAGCCGATCTTCGCGCCTTCGGGCGCATTTGCGGCGATCCATTTGGCAGGCGATGTGGCGGGCACATCCTCGTAATCGTAAAGCTTGCCGTCGACCTGTTCGCGGACTTGCACCGTGTACCGGCCGTCAGTGAACATGGCCGCTCGATCCTTGAGCACCACGGCGCTGCCTGCGCTGCCGCCAAAGCCGGTCAGCCACTGGAGCCGCTGGGCATAGGAGCCGACATATTCGCTCATATGTTCGTCCGAAATCGGCACCACGAAGCCATACAGGCCCCGCTTTGCCAGTTCAGTCCTGAGCGCATCGAGCCGCGCTTCGTGTGTTTGCATCAACATGCGTAAAATCCTTTCGTCGGGCGCTGTCCTCCATCAGTGGAGACAGCGCTTGCGGCATCGTGCTGCGCCGCATAATCACTCGGGCAACTTAGACGCTTGCGGCACGGCTTTCCACCTTTGTGGCGCAGGAAAAGGGATCGCACATGGCTTTCAAGCAATTGGCAGCATGCCTATCTGCTGCAACACTCGTATTCGGCGCACCTGCGGGCGCGCAAACTTCCGAAGGAACTTCCGTGACTGCACCCACTTCCCCGCCGACAGCCGAGAAGCGCGAACATTCCTATACCCATCACGGCATCACGATTTCCGATCCCTATCACTGGCTCAAGGATCCGAGCTATCCGACCATCGATGACGAGGATGTGCTTGATTACGTAAAGGCGGAAAATGCCTGGTTCGAAGCGCGGATGGAACCGCAGAAACAGCTCGTCGAAGATATCTACGAAGAGATGAAGGCCCGGATCAAGGAAGACGATTCCACGGTGCCGCAGAAGGATGGCGACTTCCTCTACTGGACTGAATTCGAAGAGGGCGCCGAATACCGCAAATGGTACCGCAAGCCTGTATCGGGCGGCGAGGCGCAGCTGATCCTCGACGAAAACGCGCTGGCTGAAGGTCATGATTATTTCCGGCTCGGCGCTTTCTCCGTGTCGCAGAACGGACGCTATCTGGCCTATTCGACCGATACGAACGGGTCCGAACGCTACACCATCGTGATCAAGGATCTCGAAAGCGGCGAAATGCTGGCAGACGAAATTCCCGGCACGCGCTCGGGCCCGACCTGGGTCATGGGCGACAAGGGCATCGTTTATGGCACCAGCACCGAACAATGGCGCACGCACGATGCAACGTTGCACGTCATCGGCACGCCCGTGTCGGACGATGTCGAACTGTACCGCGAGACCGAGGAAGAAGGTTTCGGCGTATCGACCGGGCTTTCCGCACAGGAAGACTGGCTGGTCATCGCAACCGGCGACAATGAAACCAGCGAAGTGCGACTGGTGCGCGCGGACGATCCGACCGGAGAGCAGATCCTGGTGTCCCCGCGCCTCAAAGGCCGCGAATATGATGTGGATGTGCGCACTGTAGACGGCAGGGGCACGATTTACGTCCACACCAACGATGATCACGTCAACTTCCGGCTCGCCAAGGCCAGCCTCGACAAGCCGGGCGAATGGGCGACCGTAATCGAAGGTTCGGACGAATTTTACCTGTCCGGCTTCGAACTGTTCAAGGATTTCTTCGTCACCGAGGGCCGCCTGCGCGGGCTCGACCAGATCCAGCTTCGTTCTTATGCCGACGCGAATCTGGTTAAACCCATCGCATTTTCCGAAGCCAGCTTCTCGACCGGCCTGTCGGATAATCCGGAATACAACACCGACAAGCTCCGGTTGGCCTACGAAAGCATGGTCACGCCGGATTCGGTATATGATTACCATGTCGCAAGCGGCGAACTGGAACTGCTCAAGCAGCAGGAAATCCCGAGCGGCTATGATGGAGCGCTCTATCAGGTCGAACGGATCGAAGTGGCTGCGCGCGACGGAACGATGGTGCCGGTCAGCATTGTCAGCCGCAAGGGCCGCGAACAGGGCGGTCCGCTGCACCTGTATGCCTACGGGGCATACGGCTTCGCCTATCCGCCGAACTTTTCGACCACGCGGCTTAGCCTGGTTGATCGCGGGTTCGCCTTTGCCATCGCGCACATCCGCGGCGGCGACGATCTTGGTCGCAACTGGTATTTGCAAGGCAAGCTCAACGAACGGGCCAACACCTTCAACGACTTCGTCGACGTGGCCAAGGCCCTGATCGACAAGGGCTACACCCAGCAGGGCAAGATCACAGCAAGCGGCGGCTCGGCTGGCGGAGAGCTGATGGGCGTCATCCTCAACACCAATCCCGAATTGTGGGGTGCGGTCGTGGCCCATGTGCCGTTTGTGGATGTGCTGAGCACCATGCTCGACAAGGACCTCCCGCTCACGCCGGGTGAATGGCCGGAATGGGGCAACCCAATCGAGAGCAAGCAGGCCTTCGCCTATATCCTGAGCTACAGCCCCTACGATCAGGTCATCGCGCAGGACTACCCGCCGCTACTGGTCACCGCCGGCCTCAACGATCCGCGCGTCACCTATTGGGAGCCTGCCAAATGGGTTGCCAAGCTGCGCGAATTGAAGACTGACGATAACGAGCTGCTGCTGAAGACCAACATGGGCGCAGGGCATGGCGGCAAGTCCGGCCGGTTCGCCTCGATCTACGAAGTGGCCGAAGAGTATGCCTTCATCCTGTGGCAGCTCGGAATGGCCGAGTGAGCGCAAAATTCGAAAAGACATTTACCGCCCGGCCTGCGGACATCGACGAGCTCGGCCACGTCAATAATGCCGTGTGGGTTCAGTGGATCCAGGACCTCTCGACCAGTCACTGGGAGGCTGCGGCGCGGGCCGAAGACCGCGAGGCATTCTTCTGGGTCGTGACGCGCCACGAGATCGATTACCGGGGCAATGTTGCCGAAGGCGAAATCGTCACCGGCGAGACATGGATCGAAGGAAAGCCGCGCGGAGCGACGTCGGTCCGCCGGATCGAATTTCGCAACGCTGCGGGCAAGACGATCGTCTCCGCAGCGACGACCTGGGCGATGCTGGACCGCGCTTCGAACAGGCTCGTTCGGGTTCGGCCTGAAATCGTTCAGGCGTTAACCGGCATCCAGTAGTTCAGGCGGCCGCAGTTTGCGATGACAATTGGTCGCCGCCCGGGTGCTCTTTCTCGAAGTACGAAAGCGAAGCGGTGACCCCGCGATTTCGGCCAGCCGTCTTTGCTTCGTAAAGCAGAAGGTCGGCGCGTGAATACGCGGTTGAAAAATCTATTTTGCCTGCAGCCTGCGGCAGGCGCAGAACGCCCATGCTGGCAGTCACGATCTGTTCGAGACCTTCGACTTCACGCGCGACCCTCAGCGAAAGCGACTGGCGCAGCTTCTCCGCTCGCTTTTCCGCGTCTTCGCCGCGCAGCAGAAGCAGGAACTCCTCTCCTCCCATTCTCACTGCAACTGCGTCCTTGTCCGAGCCGAGTACACTGCCGCACACCCGCAGGACCTGATCGCCAACACTATGGCCGCTGACGTCGTTGACCGCCTTGAAATGGTCCAGATCAAGAACCGCGACCAGTTCGTATCCTTGCGCCAGGAAATCTTCGAAGCGTGTGTCGATCGCCCTGCGATTAAGCAGCCCGGTAAGCGGATCCCTTTCCGTGAGCTCTTCCAGCACACGCGCGGCGTGGACCGCCTGGTCGCGCTCCTCGCGCAGGGCGATAAACCGGTCGATCACCCCGACGACTATGATCAGCGCTTCGAATGCCAGGCTCAGTATCAATGGCATCACGGCATCCTGCGATACCATTTCGGGGTGAAGCTGCGTCAGAGCCTGATACGAAAAGGTTGCAATCAACGGCGCGCAGCCAATCGCAAGGAACCGGGCAGCCCGGCTGCCCCGCCTGATCGACTGGACGATGGTGTAGGCCGTCATCACGAGCAGCGGCAACAGGCCAATCGTGTGCCAATCGCCCCCCGAACTTCGCAGTGCTTGAAACGGGCCGGCCCACGCTATCGAGATTATGGCAGACCACAGCGCCAGTGGCCCCAGATACTTCCGGCTCGCCCTGGGCAGGCATTCCGGCTCGACGAAGCTGCGGGTAAACATCGCGCCGGATGCCAAGGCGAAACCAAACACGATGATCACGAGAGCACGCCAGCTTGGCAGATCAAGCGGGATGTAGAGATTGATCAGGCCAGTCCGGAACGCAACCAGGCTGGCGAATGATGCGACCATCAAGGAATGCCAGACAAGGAAGGATTCCCGAAGCGCACGAAACAACGCCAAGTTGAGGAGGAGCATGACGAGCATCATGCCGATGAGGCCAGCAATCAGCGGCTGACGGGTCATCTGATCAGCTGCGAGCGAGGGATCATTTTTCACGAGCGCCGCATCGATTGCAGTTGCCCGGTGGCTCAGCCCGTCGAATGTGGCGACAATCGCCGTGATATCGCCTTTCATCGGCGGGAGATCGACGATGAACTGCGGCCCCGAGGTTGTCGGCCTCGCGTCTCGCGCAAGGAATGTGCGACTGGCAATTTCGCCGAAGTTGCCGAAGCTGGTCAGTGTAAGCCGGTCGAAATGCCCGAGCCGAGCCACCATGTGCCGCTGCACCGAGAGGTCGCGGGTCCAGCGGATGAATACGCGGTCACTCGCGAGCGAAAGCGTCTGGCTATCACATCGCCACGCAGCTTCGCGGGCCACGATTTCGCTGGCGGCCAAAGATGCAGGGCCGGTCGCAAAACATACATTCTCGGCATCTGCGCCCGCGGCCAACGCCCGGCCGGACGGCAATGCTGCGGCAAGCAACAACAATAGGCCAGCCAACATTCGCCAACCTGATCCGGGTGAATAGACCGCGCGCATAGCCGGACTATAACCCTGATTACTTATTGGCGAGTTAAGCCGGACTTTCCTAAATATTCACCGCAATTACTCGAAGATACTTAGCCCAGCAGATCTTCGACTGGACGGAAATCGTAGCCAAGTTCCTTGGCGACGGCTTCATAGGTCACTTCGCCGGCGTGGACGTTGAGCCCTTCACCAAGGTGCGGATCGGCGCGCATGGCTTCTTTCCAGCCCATGCGTGCGATGCGCAGGGCGTGCGGCAACGTCACATTGTTCAGCGCATAGGTACTGGTGCGCGCCACAGCGCCCGGCATGTTCGCGACGCAATAGTGCACGATATCGTCGACCACATAGGTAGGGTCGGCGTGGGTGGTTGGCTTCGAAGTTTCGAAACAGCCGCCCTGGTCGATGGCGACGTCGACGAGGACCGCGCCCTTTTGCATGTCGCCCAGCATCTCCCGGGTTACGAGCTTGGGAGCAGCGGCGCCGGGGATCAGCACCGCACCGATGACGAGGTCCGCGCCGCACACGGCATCATAGAGGTTGGCCTTGTTCGAGAAGCGCGTGCTGGCGCGGCTTTCGAAATGAGTGCCGACCTTTTCGAGCACCTCGGGATCGCGGTCGAGGATGGTGACGTCTGCACCCAGCCCTGCGGCCATCTGTGCCGCGTTGAAGCCCACAACGCCGCCGCCGATGACCACGACCTTGCCCGGCATCACTCCGGGAACGCCGCCCAGCAGCACCCCGCGTCCGCCATGAGCCTTTTCAAGCGCCGTTGCGCCGGCCTGGACGCTCATGCGGCCTGCAACCTGGCTCATCGGCTTGAGCAGCGGAAGCTGGCCGCGCGGTCCGGTGACGGTTTCGTAGGCGATGGCGGTCACGCCGCTCTCGACGAGATCCCGGGTCTGGTCCGGATCCGGAGCCAGATGGAGATAGGTGTAAAGGATCTGGCCGTCGCGCAGCTTCTTGCGTTCGACTGCCTGCGGTTCCTTCACCTTCACGACCATTTCGCATTCGGCGAAGATCGGATCAGGTCCATCGGTAATCTTGGCACCGGCAGCGACATACTGATCGTCGCTTGCGTCGATACCGCAGCCCGCCATCGTCTCGATCCATACCTCGTGGCCCTGCGCAACGAGTTCGTGCGCGCTTTCAGGCGTCAGGCCGACGCGGTATTCGTGGTTCTTGATTTCCTTGGGGCAGCCGATCCGCATGGTGGTATCTCCTTGTCGGCCCAAGCCGTTACGCCCGGTGAGAGCCTCCCGCAAGCATCCAGCACCGCGCGAAATCTTATTGCGGAGGAGCCTGCCAACGGGCTTCGATCCGATCCGCTGAGGCGCCTTCGGTTTGCGTTAGTGACACACCTTGTTCCAGCAATTGCTGAGCTACCGAATCGAACGCTTGGCCCTTGCCAGTAAGGGTGACCTCCATACCCTGGCGCTGTGCCGCCCAGATGATCACGGCAACTGCGTTGCGGCCGGCATCGTCGAGCTCGCCGTCGGTCAGTCTGATAGTCGGCAAGGACAAGAGCGGCGGGCGCACTTCTATCGTCCAGCCCGGCATCCCGGCATCGATACGCAGTTCGAGCAATCGCCAGCCTTCAAGGCTTAGCCCGGGCAACGATTTCGCCTGAACCACCGCGCGGCGACTGTCGCGGTCCACAGTCACCGCGGATTTCTCGACACCGGCAACAAGCGCAAGCTCGCCGACCATTTCACTGATCTGGCGCTCGGTGGCTTCTGCCTGCTGTGCGGCTTTCGTCCGGTCCAGTTCCGCCTGCTCGGCCGCGCCGGGATCGGTGCCCACACGGTATTGTTCGACCGAAACCGAAACCGGGCGCTCGAAACGCTCTTCAAGGCGGGCGGCGATCTGCGCGTTTGCCTGCGTGTTGAACTGCGGCGTGTAGACGGCTCCGCTGACGAGAACGGGGTCACTGTCCCAGTCGACTACCGTGTCGCTCACCCGCGCCTTGTCGGGGAAACTCTTGGCAATCGTGTCCTGCACGACCCGCTGGGAAGACGCCTCGAACGCGATATCCCGCAGCGAAAAGCCAAGCGGTATGGCAAGCGCCACGAAGACAAAGAAGATACCGAAGTTCTGGAACCAGCCCTGTCTTACGGACAGGTCGGTCCGGAACCCGTAAAGCCGCGCCATCAGCGTTGCCGACAGCGCAATCGTCAGGAAGTTGGTGACATAGAGCGCCAAAGCTCCGGCAAACACAGTCCAGTTCAGCGTCGCCAGGCCATATCCCACGGCGGCAAGCGGCGGCATCAATGCGGTAGCAATCGCCACGCCGACAATGGTGCCTTCACGGCCGCGAATGAGCGCGTAGGAGCCGGCAAGCGAGGAGAACAGGGCCACCAGAAGGTCGAACAGATTTGGCTGGGTCCTTGCGGCGATTTCCGGTGTGACGGTCTGCAGCGGGGAAACCAGCACGATCAGCGCGGTAAACAGCACCGCAGCGATCGTACCGATGGCCAGCGCCCGGACGCTGATCTTCAGCCATTTGAGCTTGCCTGAGGCGAGGGCGAAGCCTGCCCCGATAATCGGGCTCATAAGCGGCGAGAGCAGCATGGCGCCGATGACCACCGCCGGCGATGACAGCAGCATGCCCAGAATGGCGATGCCCGCCGACATCATCACCATGAAGATGTAACGCGGGCTGGTATCGCTTTCGCCAGCGATCTTGGCGATAACGGCGGTGTGGTCGACCCCTGACACGACATGGTCAAGCCACCAGCGCCGCAGAGGTACAAATGCCCTACCGATGGGGCTGTAAACCCATTTTGGTGCAGGTGGCTTTCGGTTTTCAGAACCGCTCGGTGTGGTCGTCCCAGTCATGGCGATCCTCTAGATTGGAGTGCCATCTGAATCGCGATAAATTTCGCGGCGCCCGACATGATTGGCCGGGCCGACAAGACCTTCTGCCTCCATCCGCTCGATCCATTTGGCGGCAGTGTTGTAACCGACCCCCATCTGCCGCTGGAGCCAGCTCCCGCTTGCCTTCTGGTTTTCGATCACGATCTGGCACGCCTGGCGATATTTGCGCTCGTCGGGATTATCGCTGGCGGTAAACTCGTCCTCGAAGTTGAAGCCGCCGTCTTCCGGCTCTTCGGTCACGGCATCGACGTAGTCGGGCTTGCCCTGCGTGCGCCAGTGATCGGCGACGCGTTCCACCTCTTCATCGGCCACGAATGGGCCGTGTACACGGACCATCGCGCCGGTATTGGGCTTGTACAGCATATCGCCCTTGCCCAGCAGCTGCTCCGCGCCCTGTTCACCCAGGATGGTGCGGCTGTCGATCCGGCTCGTCACCTTGAAGCTGATGCGCGTGGGCAGGTTGGCCTTGATAACGCCGGTGATGACATCAACCGATGGACGCTGCGTGGCCATGATCAGGTGGATGCCCGCAGCACGGCTTTTCTGGGACAGTCGCTGGATGAGGACTTCGATTTCCTTACCAACGGTGACCATCAGATCGGCGAGTTCGTCGACGATCAGCACGATGAGCGGCAGGGGCTGATAATCGAGCTGTTCTTCTTCGTAGAGTTCCTCGCCCGTTTCCGCATCGAAGCCGGTTTGCACCCGGCGGCCCAGCGGCTTGCCCTTCGCAGCAGCCGATTTCACCTTTTCGTTGAAACCGGCGATATTGCGCGAGTTCACGCTGCTCATCATCCGGTAACGGCGCTCCATCTCCTCGACTGCCCATTTGAGCGCGCGGACCGATTTGGCAGGCTCCGTCACAACCGGGCTCAGCAGGTGGGGGATGTCGTCATAGGTCTTGAGTTCCAGCACCTTGGGATCGATCAGGATCAGGCGGCACTCGTCCGGTGTGAACCGGTAAAGCAGTGACAGCAAGATGGCATTGAGGCCAACCGATTTACCGCTGCCTGTCGTACCTGCGACCAGCAGGTGGGGCATGGCAGCAAGGTCGGCAATAATCGGCTCGCCGCCAATGTCCTTGCCCAGGATCATCGGTAGATAGCCCTTGCTGTCGACAAAGGCTGCGGAGGTCGCGAGTTCCTTGTAGCTGACCATCTGGCGGTCGGCATTGGGCAGTTCGATCCCGATCACGGTCTTGCCCGGAATGGGCGACACGCGCGCACTGATCGCGCTCATGTTGCGGGCAATGTCTTCGGCCAGGCCGACAACGCGGCTGGCCTTGATGCCTGGAGCCGGCTCCAGCTCGTACATCGTCACCACCGGACCGGCGCGAACGGCGGTAATTTCGCCTTTCACATTGAAATCGTCGAGCACGTTTTCGAGCAGGCGCGCATTACGCTCAAGCGCGATCTTGTCGAGTTTGACCGCCGCATGTTCGGGCGGATCATCGAGCAGGTCATGGCTCGGCAATTGGTAATTCGCGAACATGTCGCGCTGCTTGCCTGTGGCAGGCTGCGACCTGACGGGTGCCGGTTTGGGATCGGCAATTTCCGGCGCGCGTCGCGGGCCGCGATCGGGCATCTGAGCGTCCTCGCCATCGTCTTCGGCAGCCTCGTCGGCTTTCCGGCTAGCGCGCCGGGCCTTGGCCGGTTTGACCGGGAGATCGATGTCGGACGCCTCGGCGGTGCGGTTGAAGAGGCGCGGCAAGGTAAAGAACTGGGCCCAATCGATTGCAAAGACCCTGGTGACCAAAGCGAGGCCTGCTCCCAGCGAAACCACGCCGAGTGCGCCGGTTACCCAGCCGGAAAAATTTCCGCCAAAGCGCGTAGACACGGCCTCGATGCCGCCAGAGCCGAGCAGGCCTGCAAGCCCTCCGGCACCGGATGGAAACGGGCCGGGGCTCCCGTCGAACAGCAGCGAGATGACTGTGCCCAGAAGGACGATAGCGAGCAGAAGGAGCGCAAACGGCCCCCACCATTTGCCCGGCGTTTCTTCCTCGTCGGCATTTTCCACGCCGGTCCACAAACGACGCGCCGCAATCCAGAGCAGCGGCAACAACAGCAATGCTGGCAAGCCCATGAAGAAATAGGCACGTTCAGCGGCCCAGGCACCGCTGGCACCCATCCAGTTGGCGATCTGGTTTCCCGAAGCCGCTGTCGACGGGCTCGGATCGGTCTGGGTGTAGCTGGCGAGCGCTAGTGTCAGGAATAGCAACAGGGCCAGCAGCACAGCCGCGCCGCCCATATGCACCGCGCGCCGCATCGAACGGCGGAAAGCCGCACGCCAATCGGGTTTTGCGCCTGCACGCGTAGTCATTCTTATACCCCTGATCCGTCTTGAATTGGCACTATGAATCCTCGGCGAGTCCGAGGTCAAGCGATGTTCGTCGAGCCGAGGCCGTCGATTGCCCCCCAGCGCGGCCAGCCCAGCTCCTCTGCGCGCTCCTTCGTCATGCCGCCAAGGGCGATGATCGGGACAGGAGATTGCTGCGCCAACACCTCGAAACCAAGCGCGCCAAGCGTGTGCGCGCCGGGGTGCGACGCGGTTGGAAACACAGGCGACAGGAAGATAC
This genomic window contains:
- a CDS encoding S9 family peptidase, with translation MAFKQLAACLSAATLVFGAPAGAQTSEGTSVTAPTSPPTAEKREHSYTHHGITISDPYHWLKDPSYPTIDDEDVLDYVKAENAWFEARMEPQKQLVEDIYEEMKARIKEDDSTVPQKDGDFLYWTEFEEGAEYRKWYRKPVSGGEAQLILDENALAEGHDYFRLGAFSVSQNGRYLAYSTDTNGSERYTIVIKDLESGEMLADEIPGTRSGPTWVMGDKGIVYGTSTEQWRTHDATLHVIGTPVSDDVELYRETEEEGFGVSTGLSAQEDWLVIATGDNETSEVRLVRADDPTGEQILVSPRLKGREYDVDVRTVDGRGTIYVHTNDDHVNFRLAKASLDKPGEWATVIEGSDEFYLSGFELFKDFFVTEGRLRGLDQIQLRSYADANLVKPIAFSEASFSTGLSDNPEYNTDKLRLAYESMVTPDSVYDYHVASGELELLKQQEIPSGYDGALYQVERIEVAARDGTMVPVSIVSRKGREQGGPLHLYAYGAYGFAYPPNFSTTRLSLVDRGFAFAIAHIRGGDDLGRNWYLQGKLNERANTFNDFVDVAKALIDKGYTQQGKITASGGSAGGELMGVILNTNPELWGAVVAHVPFVDVLSTMLDKDLPLTPGEWPEWGNPIESKQAFAYILSYSPYDQVIAQDYPPLLVTAGLNDPRVTYWEPAKWVAKLRELKTDDNELLLKTNMGAGHGGKSGRFASIYEVAEEYAFILWQLGMAE
- a CDS encoding sensor domain-containing diguanylate cyclase, whose protein sequence is MLAGLLLLLAAALPSGRALAAGADAENVCFATGPASLAASEIVAREAAWRCDSQTLSLASDRVFIRWTRDLSVQRHMVARLGHFDRLTLTSFGNFGEIASRTFLARDARPTTSGPQFIVDLPPMKGDITAIVATFDGLSHRATAIDAALVKNDPSLAADQMTRQPLIAGLIGMMLVMLLLNLALFRALRESFLVWHSLMVASFASLVAFRTGLINLYIPLDLPSWRALVIIVFGFALASGAMFTRSFVEPECLPRASRKYLGPLALWSAIISIAWAGPFQALRSSGGDWHTIGLLPLLVMTAYTIVQSIRRGSRAARFLAIGCAPLIATFSYQALTQLHPEMVSQDAVMPLILSLAFEALIIVVGVIDRFIALREERDQAVHAARVLEELTERDPLTGLLNRRAIDTRFEDFLAQGYELVAVLDLDHFKAVNDVSGHSVGDQVLRVCGSVLGSDKDAVAVRMGGEEFLLLLRGEDAEKRAEKLRQSLSLRVAREVEGLEQIVTASMGVLRLPQAAGKIDFSTAYSRADLLLYEAKTAGRNRGVTASLSYFEKEHPGGDQLSSQTAAA
- a CDS encoding acyl-CoA thioesterase, which gives rise to MSAKFEKTFTARPADIDELGHVNNAVWVQWIQDLSTSHWEAAARAEDREAFFWVVTRHEIDYRGNVAEGEIVTGETWIEGKPRGATSVRRIEFRNAAGKTIVSAATTWAMLDRASNRLVRVRPEIVQALTGIQ
- the ald gene encoding alanine dehydrogenase, whose product is MRIGCPKEIKNHEYRVGLTPESAHELVAQGHEVWIETMAGCGIDASDDQYVAAGAKITDGPDPIFAECEMVVKVKEPQAVERKKLRDGQILYTYLHLAPDPDQTRDLVESGVTAIAYETVTGPRGQLPLLKPMSQVAGRMSVQAGATALEKAHGGRGVLLGGVPGVMPGKVVVIGGGVVGFNAAQMAAGLGADVTILDRDPEVLEKVGTHFESRASTRFSNKANLYDAVCGADLVIGAVLIPGAAAPKLVTREMLGDMQKGAVLVDVAIDQGGCFETSKPTTHADPTYVVDDIVHYCVANMPGAVARTSTYALNNVTLPHALRIARMGWKEAMRADPHLGEGLNVHAGEVTYEAVAKELGYDFRPVEDLLG